A single Microbacterium sulfonylureivorans DNA region contains:
- a CDS encoding alcohol dehydrogenase catalytic domain-containing protein codes for MKIIGAVLERSGAPAPFAESRPFTVGELELDAPGPGELLVRIEAAGVCHSDLSVVDGNRVRPTPMLLGHEAAGIVEEIGEGVTDVAPGDRVVMTFLPRCGECDGCRTDGRLPCTPGTAANNAGTLVGGGIRIHRADADGRAEDVRHHLGVSAFATHAVVSRTSVVPVDADVPPEIAALLGCAVLTGGGAVLNAGRPAPGDRVIVVGLGGVGMAALLVAVALGHEVVGIDAVDAKLDLARELGAVEALSPTDATDRGIRAPVVIEAAGAARAFETALALTAPGGTTVTVGLPAPDARASVSPLLLTAEARTVIGSYLGSAVPGRDIPRYVELWRTGRLPLERLVSSRISLDDLDEAMDRLAAGGELRQLVLFDQLRTFERTPT; via the coding sequence GTGAAGATCATCGGAGCCGTCCTCGAGCGGTCGGGCGCCCCTGCGCCGTTCGCCGAGTCGAGGCCCTTCACGGTGGGCGAGCTCGAGCTGGACGCCCCCGGCCCGGGCGAACTGCTCGTGCGCATCGAGGCCGCCGGGGTCTGCCATTCCGACCTCAGCGTCGTCGACGGCAACCGCGTTCGTCCGACGCCGATGCTGCTCGGCCATGAGGCGGCGGGGATCGTCGAGGAGATCGGCGAGGGAGTGACGGATGTCGCACCCGGCGACCGGGTCGTGATGACGTTCCTCCCCCGCTGCGGCGAGTGCGACGGATGCCGCACCGACGGCCGCCTGCCGTGCACGCCGGGCACGGCGGCCAACAACGCAGGCACGCTCGTCGGAGGCGGCATCCGCATTCATCGCGCGGACGCCGACGGCCGGGCGGAGGACGTCCGCCACCACCTGGGAGTCTCGGCCTTCGCGACGCACGCGGTCGTGAGCCGCACCTCGGTCGTGCCCGTCGACGCCGACGTGCCCCCGGAGATCGCCGCACTCCTCGGCTGCGCCGTGCTCACCGGCGGCGGTGCCGTGCTCAATGCCGGGCGCCCCGCCCCCGGCGACCGCGTCATCGTGGTCGGGCTCGGCGGTGTGGGCATGGCCGCACTCCTCGTCGCCGTCGCCCTCGGCCACGAGGTCGTCGGCATCGACGCCGTCGATGCGAAGCTCGACCTCGCCCGCGAGCTCGGAGCCGTGGAGGCGCTGAGCCCGACCGACGCGACGGACCGCGGCATCCGTGCTCCTGTCGTCATCGAAGCCGCCGGAGCCGCCCGCGCTTTCGAGACCGCACTCGCCCTCACGGCACCGGGCGGCACCACGGTCACCGTCGGGCTGCCCGCACCCGATGCGCGCGCCAGCGTGTCGCCGCTGCTGCTCACGGCCGAGGCGCGCACGGTGATCGGCAGCTACCTCGGCTCGGCCGTGCCCGGCCGCGACATCCCCCGCTACGTCGAGCTGTGGCGCACCGGACGCCTCCCCCTCGAACGACTCGTCTCCTCCCGCATCAGCCTCGACGACCTCGACGAGGCCATGGACCGGCTCGCCGCAGGCGGCGAGCT